One window of the Candidatus Zixiibacteriota bacterium genome contains the following:
- a CDS encoding hypothetical protein (Evidence 5 : Unknown function), producing MLRARKLSRLTIRNIKQNLFLAFVYNSAGGPVAAGVLYPLFGILLSPIFAAAAMSFGSVSVVANALRLRPVRV from the coding sequence GTGCTGCGGGCTCGAAAGCTCAGCCGCCTGACCATTCGCAATATCAAACAGAATCTTTTCTTAGCATTCGTATACAATTCGGCCGGTGGGCCGGTAGCGGCTGGTGTACTGTACCCGCTCTTTGGTATTCTGCTCAGCCCCATTTTTGCTGCTGCTGCGATGAGTTTCGGCTCGGTATCCGTGGTAGCAAATGCCCTAAGACTGAGACCGGTTAGAGTCTGA
- a CDS encoding Glyoxalase (modular protein), which translates to MKKTTLLILVMATSFFAGFASKTVPAEGKEKQKMKKVTGIGGIFFKCKDPNKMKEWYQSNLGLNTNSWGATFEWYEGADSTKKGQTQWTPFPEETKYFEPSIKDFMINYRVDDLEALVGELKKNGVTIVDTIETYDYGKFVHILDAEGNKVELWEPIDN; encoded by the coding sequence GTGAAAAAAACGACTCTGCTAATTTTGGTTATGGCGACATCATTCTTCGCCGGTTTCGCCTCCAAAACGGTACCGGCAGAAGGAAAGGAAAAACAAAAAATGAAAAAGGTAACGGGCATCGGCGGCATTTTTTTCAAATGCAAAGACCCCAATAAAATGAAAGAGTGGTATCAAAGTAATCTTGGTTTAAATACAAACTCATGGGGAGCAACTTTTGAATGGTATGAAGGCGCCGACAGCACAAAAAAAGGACAAACGCAATGGACTCCGTTTCCGGAAGAGACGAAATATTTTGAGCCTTCAATAAAAGACTTTATGATTAATTACAGGGTCGATGATTTGGAGGCACTTGTGGGAGAATTGAAGAAGAACGGAGTGACCATAGTGGACACTATCGAGACCTATGACTACGGTAAATTTGTGCATATTCTTGACGCGGAAGGAAACAAGGTAGAACTCTGGGAACCGATAGACAACTGA
- the katG gene encoding catalase/hydroperoxidase HPI(I) (Evidence 2a : Function from experimental evidences in other organisms; PubMedId : 3045098; Product type e : enzyme): MSNQNKEGAGKCPVTGISSLGTTNRDWWPNQLNLKILHQHSAKSNPMAEDFNYAEEFKKLDLKAVKKDLYALMTDSQDWWPADFGHYGGLFIRMAWHSAGTYRMGDGRGGGNTGNQRFAPLNSWPDNINLDKARRLLWPIKQKYGRRISWADLMILAGNCALESMGFKTFGYAGGRIDIWEPEEDVYWGSEKEWLATSDKPKSRYSGERDLENPLAAVQMGLIYVNPEGPDRNPDPVASGRDVRETFARMAMNDEETVALIAGGHTFGKCHGAGDAALVGAEPEAAAIEEQGLGWKSSFGSGKAGDTISSGIEGAWKPNPTKWDMGYLKMLFKYEWELVKSPAGANQWLAKDVNDEDMVIDAHDPSKKHRPMMTTADLSLRFDPIYEPIARRYLKNPEEFADAFARAWFKLTHRDMGPRSRYLGPEVPKEELIWQDPIPAVNHKLINKRDITSLKKEILASGLSISQMVSVAWASASTFRGSDMRGGANGARIRLAPQKDWEVNQPAQLAKVLITLERIRKTFNKNQSDNKQVSLADLIVLAGGAGVEQAAKNAGYIVTVPFMPGRMDSTQKMTDADSFAVLEPKADGFRNYQKAKYSVRAEELLVDKAQLLTLTAPEMTVLIGGLRVLGANYGGSKHGVFTKXPESLTNDFFVNLLDMSTEWKATSEDDDVFEGRDRATGEIKWTGTRIDLVFGSNSQLRALAEVYACNDSMEKFVHDFVAAWNKVMNLDRFDLA, translated from the coding sequence ATGAGCAATCAAAACAAAGAAGGCGCGGGCAAGTGCCCGGTCACAGGGATCTCAAGCCTGGGGACTACGAACCGGGATTGGTGGCCCAACCAGTTGAACCTGAAAATTCTTCACCAGCATTCTGCTAAATCAAATCCCATGGCTGAAGACTTTAACTACGCCGAGGAATTCAAGAAGCTCGATCTAAAAGCCGTGAAAAAGGACCTCTATGCGTTGATGACCGACTCGCAAGATTGGTGGCCGGCTGATTTCGGTCACTACGGCGGTCTCTTTATCCGTATGGCATGGCACAGCGCGGGGACCTACCGCATGGGCGATGGTCGCGGTGGCGGGAATACCGGTAACCAGCGATTTGCACCTCTCAACAGCTGGCCGGACAATATAAACCTCGACAAAGCACGTCGGCTGCTTTGGCCGATTAAACAGAAATACGGTCGCAGGATTTCCTGGGCCGATCTAATGATTCTCGCCGGCAACTGCGCCTTGGAATCGATGGGATTCAAGACCTTCGGTTACGCCGGCGGGCGCATCGACATCTGGGAGCCGGAGGAGGATGTATATTGGGGTTCCGAAAAGGAATGGCTGGCTACAAGCGATAAACCCAAAAGTCGATACAGCGGTGAGCGTGATCTTGAGAATCCTCTAGCAGCCGTGCAAATGGGTCTGATTTACGTCAACCCCGAGGGTCCCGACCGCAACCCGGATCCGGTCGCCTCCGGCCGCGACGTGCGCGAGACCTTCGCGCGCATGGCCATGAACGACGAAGAGACCGTCGCACTCATCGCCGGCGGCCACACGTTTGGAAAGTGCCATGGGGCCGGGGATGCCGCCCTTGTCGGTGCAGAACCCGAGGCGGCCGCCATTGAGGAGCAGGGTTTGGGCTGGAAAAGCAGTTTCGGCAGCGGTAAGGCCGGTGATACCATCAGCAGCGGTATTGAAGGCGCCTGGAAGCCAAACCCGACCAAATGGGATATGGGCTATCTGAAGATGCTGTTCAAGTACGAGTGGGAATTGGTCAAGAGCCCGGCCGGTGCAAATCAATGGCTGGCCAAGGATGTCAATGATGAGGATATGGTGATCGATGCGCATGATCCGTCCAAAAAGCACCGCCCGATGATGACCACCGCTGACCTCTCCCTTCGTTTCGACCCGATCTATGAGCCGATCGCAAGACGGTATCTGAAGAATCCGGAGGAATTCGCGGACGCCTTTGCCAGGGCGTGGTTCAAATTGACCCACCGTGACATGGGACCTCGCTCACGCTATCTTGGCCCCGAAGTGCCAAAAGAGGAACTCATTTGGCAGGATCCCATTCCCGCGGTCAATCACAAACTTATCAACAAGCGGGACATCACCTCCCTCAAAAAGGAGATCCTGGCGTCCGGTCTTTCTATATCGCAGATGGTATCGGTCGCCTGGGCGTCGGCATCAACCTTCCGTGGTTCGGATATGCGAGGCGGAGCGAATGGCGCGCGGATTCGACTGGCACCTCAGAAGGACTGGGAAGTCAACCAGCCCGCCCAACTTGCAAAGGTGCTTATTACCCTGGAGCGCATTCGGAAAACATTCAATAAGAATCAATCCGACAACAAGCAGGTTTCCTTGGCCGACTTAATCGTACTGGCCGGCGGCGCGGGCGTCGAGCAGGCCGCGAAGAACGCTGGTTACATAGTAACGGTTCCTTTCATGCCGGGGCGCATGGACTCCACACAGAAAATGACGGATGCGGACTCCTTTGCCGTGCTCGAGCCGAAGGCCGACGGTTTCCGCAATTACCAGAAGGCCAAATACAGCGTGCGGGCCGAGGAATTACTGGTTGACAAGGCGCAGTTACTGACATTGACAGCCCCGGAGATGACTGTTCTCATCGGGGGGCTGCGCGTTCTGGGAGCGAACTACGGGGGATCCAAACATGGCGTTTTCACCAAGCNTCCGGAGTCACTGACCAATGACTTCTTCGTGAATCTGCTCGACATGAGTACGGAGTGGAAGGCAACCTCGGAAGATGATGATGTGTTCGAGGGACGGGATCGCGCCACGGGCGAAATCAAATGGACCGGCACACGTATCGACCTGGTTTTCGGTTCAAACTCGCAACTCCGAGCCCTTGCAGAGGTTTATGCCTGCAATGATTCGATGGAGAAATTTGTCCACGACTTTGTGGCGGCATGGAACAAGGTAATGAATCTTGATCGCTTCGACCTCGCATAG
- a CDS encoding exported hypothetical protein (Evidence 5 : Unknown function), translating to MYKFVRMQYLVLAVLLVAAVAGAQNQPASVLNDSRMVVIPVRGLSEIASDIDNAMAYKQHAMDRKSQADNRLTEIDGALETRKAANKDIDRRKSEAKEAKRESEAIALDIEKKVNQQAMELLNRLKDLRKAEIEEAKLATDMADAEIKALQLENELQDKRIEYDSLVAAAASTLTQTTSQQVLRELEKKLLKQQEEHAGAMQKLASKQKDIISRRMKLHEAQAKLMMPRA from the coding sequence ATGTATAAATTCGTGAGAATGCAGTACTTGGTACTGGCCGTACTATTGGTGGCGGCAGTGGCGGGCGCACAGAATCAGCCGGCATCAGTTTTGAACGATTCGCGCATGGTGGTAATACCGGTCCGGGGCCTGAGCGAAATAGCGTCCGATATCGACAACGCCATGGCTTACAAACAGCATGCGATGGACAGGAAATCGCAGGCGGATAATCGCCTGACGGAAATAGATGGGGCCCTTGAGACCAGGAAAGCGGCGAATAAGGATATCGACCGCCGCAAAAGTGAAGCCAAGGAAGCGAAGAGAGAATCAGAAGCGATCGCGCTGGATATAGAGAAGAAAGTAAATCAGCAGGCGATGGAGCTTCTCAATCGCCTGAAGGACCTTCGTAAAGCCGAAATCGAAGAAGCCAAGCTGGCGACGGATATGGCGGATGCCGAAATCAAAGCTTTGCAGCTGGAAAATGAACTTCAAGATAAGCGTATAGAATACGATTCGCTGGTCGCCGCGGCGGCGAGCACCCTGACGCAGACCACGTCACAGCAGGTCCTGCGTGAGCTGGAGAAAAAGCTGCTGAAACAACAGGAAGAGCATGCCGGTGCGATGCAGAAACTGGCCTCGAAACAGAAAGATATCATTTCACGCCGTATGAAACTCCATGAAGCGCAGGCCAAGCTGATGATGCCTCGGGCTTGA